In Petrotoga olearia DSM 13574, the genomic window GTCATAAAAGGAAATAATTCTCTTTCCTGGGGAACCAGGGAAATCCCTTTTCTTATTATTTCATGAGTTTTAAATCCAATTAAGGAATTTCCTTCAAAAATGAGATCTCCTTTTTCTGGTTTTATTAAACCAACGATTGAGCTGATTAATGTAGTTTTACCGGCCCCATTGGGTCCAAAAATGCCTACAGCTTCATTATTATAAATTGACATTGTCAAATCCCAGATTACCTGTATTCTTCCATATTTTAAATTCAAATTTTTGATTTCAAGCATCAGTCTTCCTCCCCTAAGTACGCGGATACAACTTTGGGATCTTTTGAAACTTCCTGATAGACCCCTTCTGCTATAATTTTTCCAGATTCTAAAACTACCACTCTGTCTGTTAACTCTTTTATTACCCCCATTACATGTTCAATTACGGCTATCGTTATTCCACTTTCTCTAAGCTTTTTCACCAAGTCAATCATTTGCCAGGTCTCATCAGAATTTAACCCAGCCATTACTTCATCTAAAAATAAAACTTTTGGTTTGGAGGCTAAAGCCCTCCCTATTTCCACTTTTTTTAAGTCAAGAACAGTTAATTTATCTATAGATTGGTTCCTATTTTCCAGTTCTAAAAGATCACATATTTCATTTGCGGTTTCCCTTGCGCGTTTTAAGTTCTCTCCATCCCCAAACAACGCACCAACCATAATATTTTCTAAACCTGTAAACCCTTGCAATGGCCTTACAACTTGAAAAGTTCTTGAGAGCCCCATTCTTGCTCGAATATGAGGTGGATATTTTTCAATGTTCTGATTGTCAAATGTGATCTCACCTTCAGTGGGATAATACATACCAGCTATTAAATTAACAAAAGTGGTTTTCCCAGCACCATTCGGTCCAATAATACCTAAAATTTCTTTTTCTTCTATACCCATCGTAACGTCATTTACAGCTACTAATCCTCCAAATTTTTTCACTAATTTTTTTGTAGATACTATTTGCATCATGTTCCCCTCCTTAATAAGGCACTAAACTATCTTTAGAAACTCTAAAGCTCGTTTTACCCCCCCACATCGATCTCAACTGGCCTAATATCTAACGATGCCACTAAACAAATGAAACTTT contains:
- a CDS encoding ABC transporter ATP-binding protein translates to MQIVSTKKLVKKFGGLVAVNDVTMGIEEKEILGIIGPNGAGKTTFVNLIAGMYYPTEGEITFDNQNIEKYPPHIRARMGLSRTFQVVRPLQGFTGLENIMVGALFGDGENLKRARETANEICDLLELENRNQSIDKLTVLDLKKVEIGRALASKPKVLFLDEVMAGLNSDETWQMIDLVKKLRESGITIAVIEHVMGVIKELTDRVVVLESGKIIAEGVYQEVSKDPKVVSAYLGEED